From the genome of Deltaproteobacteria bacterium:
GGCCTTCGGGTTTACGTCCTTCGGGTTTTGGACGTACTTCTCGATCTCCTCCGCCGTTTTCCTCGCCCCGACCTTGTCGAGCGCGGGCCCGAAGGTCCCGCCCGTCCCCCGGAGGGAATGGCAGTTCATGCACCCCTTCGTCTGGAAGACGGCGGCCCCCGGCGACACCCCCACCTTCGCGACCATCATCTGCTCGCCCCGGGACAGCCGTTTTTTGCTGTCCTGCGGCGGCCAGTCGTTGTTGTTGATCTCCCCGACCCAGGAGAAGAAGGCTACGAGATCGGTGATCTCCTGGTCCGTGACGTGCAGGTTCGGCATCTTCCGGAAGGAGTTTGCGAACGCCAGCTCGGGCGATTTCACCCGGTACCGGATCCCCTCCTCGCCGACCCGCTGGACCACCCTCGTCAGGTCCGGCGCGTAGTATCCGCCGAAGCCCAGGATCGTGTGGCAGTCGTTGCAGTTGTACTTCTCGAATGCGCGCTTTCCGGCCACGACCTGGTCGGACAGCTTGTCCACGTGCGACAGGGTCGCCACCTGTCGTTGGGTGTCCCACGTCAGCCCGAGAAACAGGACCGTCGAGGAGAGCGTGCCGATCAGGAAAATCCAGAAGGCGATCTTCTTTGTCATCCGTCCCCTCCGTCGTTGCCCGGCGGCGCCGATGCCGCCGGTATCAGGTTTGGTTGCCCCCGCCACGCCGCGAATACAAAACAACAGAGAGCATGCTACGGGGATACTATTCCCCTCGCATTGATGCAGGTCAAGGCAGGAAAAATCGCGGAAAGGCTCGAGGGATACCGTGTATCATCGAGGGAAACCGCCCGGGAAGGGGCCGCATGCGAAAGCTGATCGCGGGGATCCACCGGTTCCAGAAGCGGTACTGGAGCGCGAACCAGGAGCTGTACCGGAGGCTGGCGGAGCACGGGCAGTTCCCCGAGGCGCTCTTCATCACCTGCTCCGACGCCCGGGTCGACCCGGTGACGATTACCCACGGGCAGCCGGGGGACCTCTTCATCGT
Proteins encoded in this window:
- a CDS encoding c-type cytochrome, translating into MTKKIAFWIFLIGTLSSTVLFLGLTWDTQRQVATLSHVDKLSDQVVAGKRAFEKYNCNDCHTILGFGGYYAPDLTRVVQRVGEEGIRYRVKSPELAFANSFRKMPNLHVTDQEITDLVAFFSWVGEINNNDWPPQDSKKRLSRGEQMMVAKVGVSPGAAVFQTKGCMNCHSLRGTGGTFGPALDKVGARKTAEEIEKYVQNPKDVNPKAMMPSQKDNLSERELDEVARFLATLK